In Podarcis raffonei isolate rPodRaf1 chromosome 8, rPodRaf1.pri, whole genome shotgun sequence, the genomic window tggtgcttttttctgggggtacgcaggggtatgcatacccctaaacattttgtgaatctacatttggcctcattgaggggcagtatttcaatatgagtaggaaaatgagagtatccccctaaacatattttttttcagaaaaaagcactggaactgGGAGGGATCGAGTCCTAAGCCCAACCccttatggcaggggtcagcaaacctttgcagcagggggccagtccactgtccctcagaccttgtggggggccagactatattttgaaaggaaaaaataaacaaattcctatgccacacaaataacccagagaagcattttaaataaaagcacacattcttctcatgtaaaaacaccaggcaggccccacaaataacccagagatgcattttaaataaaaggacacattctactcatgtaaaaacacgttggttcctggaccatccgtgggccggatttagaaggtgattgggccagatccggcccctgtgccttagtttgcctacccatgcctgaTGGCATTTGTTttatggcacagagcaacttaCTTGGTTATGCTAATTGTGGTGCTTAACTTGCCAGACAAATGCACTATCCAGACAAATGAGCTGGTTTGGCTAGCTTGCTTTCATACATTCTACGTGGTCCCTCTGCCCCAGATCACAGGTCTGGAAGGTGCATGGGGTTCCGTTCAGACTGACCCTCCCCCAATATAACACATGTTGACTTACCCTATCATTTTTATAAAGCATTGTTTCAATGCTTGCTtataaagttttttgggggggaacttaATACACAgtagaaataaaagataaaaatgcaTGACCCGTGCTTCCTTTGACTGTATGATGCTACCTTCCCAACAGAGTAGTGGTGGTGTCTGAAAAGGTGCACAAAGATCAGGGATCTTCCTATTCTAAAATAAAGCTGAGAAGAGAAATATGcagggcttttccccccagccggaactcactggaactcaattttgacacctctcaggtgggcgccattgccattacaagagaacaagggagccattcatagtgagttctggcacctctttttcatgAAAAATAGCACCACTGTTGTTGCTGCACCAGACCTCGCTGCTTCTCACTTCCTCCTCAGGCAAAAAACACAGTTCTAATAGGTccggatggggtgggggagaggaatggAGGGGCCTCTTCTCACTTAAAAGGTTCTGCTTTTCCCAGCTTAGCAGCTGCAGAGCACCCCAAAGCTCTAATTTTGCACTGGTGACATTCTCCGATCACAccgcctcttccttccttctttccttcttgggGCTGGAGAATGAGCTGTGGTTGGTGGCAGAAGTAAAAGAATAGAAGTCCATTAAAAAGTCAGGGGCGAGGAGCACTAACCTGTCGTCCCCCCCATGTAAATAAATGCCAATGtatatgggttaaaccacagagcctagggcttgctgatcagaaggtcgacggttcgaatccccacgatggggtgagctcccgttgctcagtccctgctcctgccaacccagcagttcgaaagcacatctaggtgcaagtagataaataggtaccactccggcgggaaggtaaacggcgcttccgtgagctgctctggttcgccagaagcagcttagtcatgctggccacatgacctggaagctgtacaccggctccctcggccagtaaagcgagatgagcgccgcaaccccagagtcggccatgactggacctaatggtcaggggtccctttacctttatatagcaaaagtcaccccccaaaaaaatttggggggtcTTCCAGTGGCTCCAGGGGTGGTCCGTGCCTTAGGCGAGGCGAAGGCATTTGAATGAAAACtagaattaaacacacacaacGTAGAAATTTGGGTTGTTTCATTCTCATTTTCTGGGGAAGCAATGTTGTTGTGTgggttagaaatattttaaaataaaaaattgttttatttagaTATATCAGGGTACTGTCGTCAAGGTTTTACAGTATATCCTCACTCAAAGCTGAAAAGTTAATAAGAATTCCAAATAGTAGCATATTTCACAAGAGGCAATTTAACACAATTGTCATCATTAATATATAAaatcagagtgtttgttgtgggggaggaagggaaaagagattgttagccgctttgagactccttagggtagtgataaagcgcgatatcaaatccaaactctaaacTCCAAACTGTAAATAAAATTTTGCCACATTGTTGACAATTTTTTGATTGTCGTTTAGTAATACCTTAATTTCTTAGTTACTTTTTCAGCAGTAACTATCTACTAACTTGACTATACCATAAATCTTTCTTTCATTCCtgtaaatattttcattttcctgCGATAAGCATCCCGGCACCTAACaataaatatagaataaatatacCAAATCAATTCTTCATCTAAATCTTGACAGGACACATGCGTACATcatctaaaaagaaagaaagcatgtcTTGCTTCTGAACCATGGTACTGTTTTTACTCAAATGGAGATTTAATTGATAGATTAAGGAATGAATCAATTACAACTCATACAGCGAATTCCAACAAAGAATCACCTAAGATTCCTTTAATCAGATGACAGCCCTAAATATGCAGTAAAAGCATATTTTATGCAGTAAAAGGTGCTGGGGCTTGATTGGTGCATTTTATGCAGAGCTCCTGAGATGTCTTTGTCCATTGTCAGGACTTGCTAAAAGCTTCCCTCTTTCAGCAAACATCCTAAATTGAGATGTTTATCTCAGTTGGGACCTGCCTTGGATTTGTATTGGTTTTATGTATGGGTTGTTCTTCTTTtgaattgtttgtgtgtgtgtataaaatattgTCATAAACACTTattctatttttatatatgtcaCTGCCTATTAAATTATAATCACCTTAGGATGCCTTGTCGAAAAACATCCataaatggaaaaataataataataataataataataataataataataataataataataaattttatttataccccgccctccctccctccctggccagagccgggctcagggcagctaacaccaataaaatcacagtaaaaacataatagggggaaaagaaaaagaccaatttaaaatacaggttaaaatgcaatttaaaatgcagcctcattttaaaagtagccgatgaatcaagaccataaggggagggaaacataagggtcagaatgagtccaaaccaaaggccaggtggaacagctctgtcttgcaagccctgcggaaagatgtcaaataccgtattttttgctctatatgacgcactttttccttcctagaaagtaaggggaaatgtgtgtgcgtcttatggagcgaatgcaggctatgcagctattccagaagccagaacagcaagagggatcgctgctttcactgcacagcaatccctcttgctgttctggcttctgggattcaaaatatttttttttcttgttttcctcctccaaaaactagatgcgtcttatggagtgaaaaatacggtaatactccTAACTTTCAAACTCTCACACTGTCTTTCACAGAAGTTCAAAGAAGTCTCACAGTTAATGTTCTTTGGTTCCAGGTTTTTCTGGTGACCCAAGGCTGAGCATCCCAAATCAGAGATGGGCCGAATGGGTCTCCTGCTTCCTTTCCTGGTTTTCATTCTACTTCACACCCAATGGGCAGCTGCTTACGGTTTCAGGAACTGCTACCATTCCGAGTGGGATCCAGGTTATTTCAAGTGCATGCAGCGCTTCCTGAAAGATATCTCCAGCGCCGTGAAGGACCTTTCCAACAATGCCACAGTGGTCAATGCATCCCATAATTTCATTCGGTTCTTGCCTTACGggagcttccaacacctcccaaAGCTGATGGACCTGCAACTGAGCTTCAACAAAATGGAAGTGATAGAAGGCGGGGCCTTCGAGAACCTCACAGACTTGAAGACCCTCAACCTTTCCTGCAACAGCCTTGTGAATCTATCCAAAGATGTCTTCCTGGGTTTGCCAAACCTCACCTCCCTCATCTTGCACCATAACCAATTGAGCAAAATCCAAGAGGATACATTTCGTCCATTTCAGAACCTCCTGGCGCTGCAGCTCCATTTCAACAAGTTGGAGAACTTTGAAGAAGTAGTTCTGAGCTTAGTGAGACTGACAAGCCTGAAGGTGCTGAATCTGTGTAACAATAACCTGACCTCCCTGGAGTCTGAACCAAGGCTGCCCACTTCCTTGTCTACTCTCCTGCTATGTAACAATTCCCTGCATAGGGTGGATGTTACGGAACCAGAGTTCCTGAGAAATGTAAAAAAACTGGACCTTTCTTACAACAGGATCTCAAATGCATCTTCTTTTGCCACGGTCCACCTCCGAaacctcagcagcctggagctgaTGGGGAATGGCCTAGACATTTTCCGGGTCTTAAAAGTTTCTGACTTGCGGCCTTGGACCCTAAATTACTCTGGGTTGCATTTAAGTCAATCCTATCAGCTGCTCAAGTTGTGTGAGCATCTCAATGCATCCAATCATTCCTTGTCTCTCCATCTTCAGAGCAACAACATCAGGAATGTGAATAGCGGCACCTTTGGCGCATGCCCTCCCATCCTGCTGCTGGACCTTTCAAGGAACCGTCTCAGGTCACTGGGATGTGTAAGGGAGAAGATGGGTTGGGTAGTACAAAACCAGCTGAAGACTTTGATTGTGGAACACAACTTGCTGGACAAATTAAAGTCCTGCTCTAAGACTGCTCCCTTAAATGAGCTGACAACCATCTCTTTCCGCTTCAATCGTATCCTTTCGGTATCTGCTCAGGCATTCTGCTATGCCCCTAATCTGGAGACGCTCCACCTCAATATCAACAGCATTGCCGTCCTGGACAGAAATGCCTTGAAAGGATTGCAACACCTCACGGAGCTGCGCTTGGATAACAACCTTCTAACAGATCTCTACGTAACTAGTTTTGACGACTTGAAGAGCCTCAAGACCCTCAATCTCCGAAACAACCATGTTTCTGTCCTCTTCCCCGGTGTCTTCAAGAACCTTGGGAGCCTTTATATTTTAGACCTAGGGGGGAACAACATCCGTAGATTAACCAACACATCGTTTGAGGGACTGAGGAATCTCTCTAATCTCTATCTGGACGGCAATCATATTGAATACATTAGTCACTGGTTTTTTAAACCCGTGCAGAGCACTCTCCAGGTTCTGGACCTGAAAGCCAACAAGATAAACTACATCAGCATGAAGCAACACAGCCAGCCTCCCTTCTTGAACCTGCACAAGCTCTATGACCTCAAGCTCCAAGGACAGCAACCTTATGGCTTGAAAATCATCCCTGCCAAGTTCTTCCAGGGCCTGAGGTCCTTGCTCTATCTCTACCTGTCAGAAAACAAAATTCTCTCCATTGCACCTGATGTCTTTGATGACCTAGGGCAGCTGAGGTATCTAAGCCTGGCTGATAGCAGTAACGGCATGGGGAACCTTCCACCTGGCATATTCAAGAACCTTAGAAACTTGACTAGTCTGAACCTGGAGAACGCTGGCCTCCGCACGTTGACCCTGGAGGTCTTCGGCAACCTCAGCAGGCTGCGTGTCCTGCAAATGGGGAAGAACGAGCTTCAGACGATCAATAGCAGCGTGATGGAAAAGCTGACCTCTCTGAGAAACCTGGACCTACGCAAGTGCCCCTTGTCTTGCACCTGCGATAACATTTGGTTCCAGTTGTGGCTGAATAACAGCCAGGTGCAGGTGGTTTACCTGTACAACTACTCCTGCAATTCTGGGCAGCCTAATAGCTATGTCTATAGCTTTGATACCCATGTCTGCTTCCAAGATGTGGGCGTGTACCTGTTCTTTTTCACCTTCCCGGCTCTCTTGCTGCACATGGCGCTGCCGTTCCTCTACCACCGCACCTACTGGCGCCTGAAATACCACTTCTACGTCCTTCGGGCATGGGTCAGTGATCACTGGAGGCACGGCAAGGATGACCACTACAAATTTGATGCCTTCGTCTCCTACAACTCCACCGACGAGAGCTGGGTGCTGGAGCACTTGGTGCCCAGTCTCGAAAAAGGAGGGGGTCCCGTCTTCCGTCTCTGCCTCCATCACCGGGACTTCCAGCCCGGGAAATATATTATAGACAATATAGTCGACAGCATCCACAACAGTCGGCATACCATCTGCGTGATTAGCCGGAGGTATCTGCGAAGCGAGTGGTGCTCCATGGAGATACAGCTGGCCAGCTACCGGCTCTTTGATGAACTCAAGGATGTCCTTATCCCTGTTTTCCTGGAGGACATCCCAGAGCGGGAGCTCTCTGCCTATCACCGGATGCGGAAAGTGATGCTAAAGAAGACCTATATTTCTTGGCCCGCAGAACCCGAGGCTCAGAAGCTGTTCTGGGCTAAAATGCGAGTGGCTTTAAAGGGAGGGCACtcagaggaaaaggaagaaagcatTTATTGGTTTGATAACGAAGGCAAACCTGTGGTGGAATCAGCCTTCAAGGTGGGGTAGGAAGGTGACTAGTCTGAAACGCTAGTTTACCTGGaactcctttgttgttgttgtttagaaaaaaaaattggttttcagatcaaagttttacaatcacatatccaata contains:
- the LOC128418318 gene encoding toll-like receptor 13, coding for MGRMGLLLPFLVFILLHTQWAAAYGFRNCYHSEWDPGYFKCMQRFLKDISSAVKDLSNNATVVNASHNFIRFLPYGSFQHLPKLMDLQLSFNKMEVIEGGAFENLTDLKTLNLSCNSLVNLSKDVFLGLPNLTSLILHHNQLSKIQEDTFRPFQNLLALQLHFNKLENFEEVVLSLVRLTSLKVLNLCNNNLTSLESEPRLPTSLSTLLLCNNSLHRVDVTEPEFLRNVKKLDLSYNRISNASSFATVHLRNLSSLELMGNGLDIFRVLKVSDLRPWTLNYSGLHLSQSYQLLKLCEHLNASNHSLSLHLQSNNIRNVNSGTFGACPPILLLDLSRNRLRSLGCVREKMGWVVQNQLKTLIVEHNLLDKLKSCSKTAPLNELTTISFRFNRILSVSAQAFCYAPNLETLHLNINSIAVLDRNALKGLQHLTELRLDNNLLTDLYVTSFDDLKSLKTLNLRNNHVSVLFPGVFKNLGSLYILDLGGNNIRRLTNTSFEGLRNLSNLYLDGNHIEYISHWFFKPVQSTLQVLDLKANKINYISMKQHSQPPFLNLHKLYDLKLQGQQPYGLKIIPAKFFQGLRSLLYLYLSENKILSIAPDVFDDLGQLRYLSLADSSNGMGNLPPGIFKNLRNLTSLNLENAGLRTLTLEVFGNLSRLRVLQMGKNELQTINSSVMEKLTSLRNLDLRKCPLSCTCDNIWFQLWLNNSQVQVVYLYNYSCNSGQPNSYVYSFDTHVCFQDVGVYLFFFTFPALLLHMALPFLYHRTYWRLKYHFYVLRAWVSDHWRHGKDDHYKFDAFVSYNSTDESWVLEHLVPSLEKGGGPVFRLCLHHRDFQPGKYIIDNIVDSIHNSRHTICVISRRYLRSEWCSMEIQLASYRLFDELKDVLIPVFLEDIPERELSAYHRMRKVMLKKTYISWPAEPEAQKLFWAKMRVALKGGHSEEKEESIYWFDNEGKPVVESAFKVG